From Chryseotalea sp. WA131a:
TCTAGTTTTCGGGTATTGAGTGTGAACATAAAAATCATCAGCAATACCGTAGAGCTCATCAACACGTTCAAGTCAAAATTCATGACCTCTTTATATTCAAGGGGATTAATCATTCCAGTAACTCCTAAGATAAAGAAGATGTTGAATATGTTAGAACCAATTACATTCCCGATAGCAATGTCGGTGTTTTTTTTATAAGCAGCGACACATGATGTGGCTAGTTCTGGTAACGATGTGCCGGCTGCAAGTATAGTTAAACCAATGAGTTTTTCACTCAATCCGAAGGTTGTGGCAATAGCAACAGCATTTTCAACCACTTTATCTGCTCCGTATACTAAGCCAATTAATCCCCCAAAAGTCATTAATAAAGCAATTGGTGTTTTATATATTTTTATTGAGTTATCCTCTTCATAGTCCGAAGTAGTTTTCATTGAACGATAGATGTACAACAAAAAGCCTCCAAAGAATAACAGTAAAATCAATGAATCTATTCTGCTTAAGAAATTGCCTTCACTTCCCAAAATCATTTTGTCATTAACTAGTAAAAAGAGAACACCCGCAGCCAATAATGAAAGTGGCACTTCGTATTTTATGGTATTTCGTTGCACAACTAATGGGTAAATCAACCCAGCCAAACCTAGTATAAACAGAAGGTTAAAATTATTGCTTCCGATTATATTACCAAAAGCAGCGTCATTATATCCTTTTAGTGATGATTGCACACTTACTAATAGCTCGGGCATGGAAGTTCCAAATGCTACAACTGTAAGTCCGATGGCCAAATTCGAAATTCCCATTTTCTTTGCTATTGAGGAAGATCCGCTAACCAGAAAATCAGCACCGAAGATTAGTATTGCGAAACCAGCAATTAGCCATACGAATTGGACAATCATAAAACTTTAGGGTTTGAGGTAATTATTTTTTAAAGTTAAAACCATTTTTTGTATTTAAAATAGCGAATCATGGCCACCACAATCAAAAGCATAACCACCCACACAATCGGGTAGCCATAGGTCCAGTCAAGCTCGGGCATATTCCAAGGGCTAGTGCTAGTATGGAAATTCATACCGTAGATACCCACAATAAACGTGAGGGGCATAAAGATGGTAGAAATTACCGTCAGTACTTTCATAACCTCGTTCATGCGCGCGTTGAGGGTGTTGATGTAAATATCCATCAAGCCGGAAGTCAAATCTTTATACGTATCCAACGAATCGATTAGGTGAACCACATGGTCGTACACATCGGCATAGTAACGCACGTTGTTGGCTTCAATGAAACCGCTCTCATCTTTGATCACTTTACTCATGGCATCGCGTAAGGGGTACAATGCTTTGCGCAAAAAAATGAGTTCTTTTTTAAGTTTTTGAATTTTTTTGAATTGCTGCTCAGATGAGTTTTTATAAATCTCTTCTTCAATCACCTCTATCTTTTGGCCAATCGCATCTAGTACCGAATAATAATTGTCAACAATAATATCAATGAGGCGATACAACAGGTAATCCGCTTTCTTTTTTCGTACCCTTCCTTGATCCAATCGAATCCGATCACGAAAGGGCCCAAACAGATCGCCTTCTTTTTCTTGAAATGAAAGCAAGTAATCTTTGCCCAATACAAAACTTACTTGCTCGTAATCGATTTGATCCTCCTCAATCCGATAGAGCATTTTCAGAGTAAAGAACAAGTAATCATCGTACTCTTCTGCTTTGGGTTGATGATCGCTCACGATGTCTTCGATCAGTAGCGAATGCAAACAAAAATGTTCACCAATTTTTTCTACAATCGACCGCTCGTGCAAGCAATCCACATTAATCCAGTTAATATGATTTGTCTTTACTTGGCCAATCAGCTCGGTTACCGGTAAATCTTCGAATTTGGCAAACTCTTTTTCGTTGTATTGAATCAGTTCTAAAATCACTTTGCTCTCGCTGGGGCGAGGCATAGCAACGGCAGATACCAATTTTTTCTTTCGGGCCATAGACTATACTGTTTTCATCACTACCAAGTGATGCAAATTACTTAACATGATGCCTGCTTGGTCAAACCTTTCCTTAATGGATTTATTCAAATCACACTTCAAATCAAAAGCATCGGAAGAGTTGTTCGTCCATACATAGGCACGCAGTTGTATGCCTCCATCCAAAAATGTCATCACACGCACCATCACATCGTCTTCACCTCTTGCCCGATCCACCTCACTGCGGTTATCAATGAAATAGCGATGCTTGCGAGCTTCTTCTTTTATAATGGAAATAGCTTTGTTTAAATCGGTTGAATAGGCAACCGCCAATTCTATAAATACAACCATCCGTTCATCGGTAATGGTTGAGTTGATGATGGTTTCGTTGCTGATTACACTGTTGGGAATGATGACCCTGCGGTTTTCAAAATCTTTGATGGTGGTGTGGCGAAGATTGATGTCTTCCACATCGCCCGTATAAAGTTGACCTATTTTAACTCGGTCGCCCACACTAAATGGTTTGAAGATTACCAAAAAGAACCCGCTTACAATATTGGAGAAGGCAGCTTGCGAGGCAAAACCCACAATAGCAGCCAATACACCCGCACCCGTGAGCAAGGTGGTGCCCACCGTTCGCAATGAAGGGATGGATCGGAAAACAACGGCAATGGCTATGAATAAAAGTATCAAGTCGATCGCATTTTTAAAAAAGTTGTAGCGGGTAGGGTCAACTTTTAGTTTTTTGGCAGCTCCGCGGATGAACTTGCCCACGATGAAGCGCAGTATGCGCGATAGAATAAATGTGATGAGAAGTACGGAGAGCACGAAAACAAACTGCTCCCATTGCTTATTTATTCCAAACATAGCCGTGAAAATAGTAAATAGTCAATGGTCGGCCTCCATACGGGTTAGATTTTTTGTAACATTTACCTGTTTAGTTTGGGCAATCGCCTTGGTACTTTTCGTATTATTGCAATTCATGTCCTTATCATTAGAAAGCATAAAAGCACCTGTTGCCGCAGAAATGGAAGCCTTCGAGCCGAAGTTTCGCGATTCTATGAAAACCAAGGTGCTGCTGTTGGACAAAATCATGAACTACATTGTGAAGCGCAAAGGCAAGCAGATGCGGCCGCTCTTTGTTTTTTTGAGTGCTGGGGCGTGCGGCACCATTTCCGATTCTACCTACCGTGGCGCTTCGTTAATCGAATTGTTACATACTGCTTCGTTGGTGCACGATGATGTGGTGGACGACTCCAATTATCGCAGGGGTTTTTTTTCGGTCAATGCTTTGTGGAAAAATAAAATTGCCGTTTTGGTAGGCGATTTTTTGTTGGCACGCGGGCTTTTGCTCTCCGTGGAAAACAAAGAATACCATCTGCTGGAAATTGTAAGCAATGCCGTGAAGCAAATGAGCGAAGGTGAGCTTCAACAGATGGAGAAGGCCAGGCACTTGGATATACAGGAAGAAGTTTACTACGATATCATCAGGCAGAAAACGGCATCGCTGATTGCATCTTGCTGTGCCGTTGGCGCGGCCTCGGCCGGTGCAACCCAAGAAGTGGTCGCCAAAATGCACCAGTTTGGCGAATACGTGGGTATGGCTTTTCAAATCAAAGACGATTTGTTTGACTATGGCGATGACGAGATTGGAAAGCCCTTGGGCATCGACATCAAAGAAAAGAAAATGACCTTGCCATTGATTTACGCATTGTCGCAAGCAAGCTGGCTTCAAAAAAGGAAAATCATCAGCATTGTAAAGAACGATAGCGAGAAGCCAAAGAAAGTAAAAGAAGTAATTGAGTTTGTAAAACAATCAGGCGGCATAGCTTATGCGCAGCAGTCCATGAATCGTTACTACCAACAAGCGTTAGATACCCTCCATTCGCTCAACGATTCTGAATATAAAAAGTCATTGAAGCAACTGGTGCAGTTCACGATTGAGAGGAGAAATTGATCGACTGATTCACAAATTGGACAGCTCAATTGAAACTCACAAGAAATTTATTGGTGAATCTGTACTGTGAATCAACCATTAAATCTTCAGATAAAAATCCTTGGTCAGGTTTTTATAATCGTCTGACCAGCTCTCGCCTTTGCTGTGTAAAATCAATTGCTCTTTTTGGGTAGGGGAGGCATCGAATGAAAATTCCATCAACCACCGCTCTTGTCGTTTTCCTTGGCGGGAAAAAAAAGCCAGCTCTCGGTTGCAGAACAAACCTTTCAGCGATGCTAACGAAATAAATTTTTTACCTTCTTCGTAAGGAAGAATTACCGCTAATTTCCCCTTTGTTGTTAACAATCGAATTGAATGCTGGATCAATTCTTCATAGGTAAGCGAATTGGTGTGCCTAGCTGTCGCGCGATGACTGGCTGGTGGCAATTGGCTATTGATGAAATACGGTGGGTTGCTGATAATTAAATCGTATTTATAAGGAGAAGTAAATTTTTGAAATGACAAGTGATGAAACAAAACCCGATTACACCATCTTGTTTCTAACAAATTCTCCTCTGCTTGTCGTACACTTAGCTCTTCAATTTCAATCCCCTCAATTTGAACATCATTCACATTCTCATCGGTACGCTGCGCTAACATCAACGCGATGATACCGCAACCCGTGCCTACATCTAAAATCCTTTTAGCTCCTTTCAATTTTACCCACGCCCCGAGCAAAACCGCATCTGTGCCAACCTTCATGGCCGACTTTGAGTCTTCGATAGAGAATTGCTTGAAGTGGAACATTTTTAGAAGTTAGAAGTTGGATGCTTGAAACTAGGACTTCGAACTTCTAAACTCTAACATCGATCTTCCATTTACAGTCTTCGAAACAGCCCCTCAATACTCTCCACACTCACCTTGTCCTTCCAATCGCTACCAATAGCGTGGTTCCACATATGCGATAGTGCATACGAAACTTTTGCCATCGCTGTGATTTGCTCGTCTGTCCAATCTTTGGATAGCCCTTGCGGCAAATCAATTTTATGTTTGGCGATCATGGTTTTAAATTCCTTCACACCTTCGGGGTAGTAATCTTCCAAGTGATTGAAGGCAAGACAATTTGCATAGCAATGCCGCGTGCCTAAAATTTTTGAAAGCCCATACGACAACGCATGGCAAACACCTACTTCAGAATACGTTAAGCTTAATCCGCCCATTAACGAAGCCACCATTAGCTTGTCATCGTTTTCAGCAGTTTGCCCGCTTTTGTCGCTAAGGTAAATTTCTCTGCAAAGTTTTAGGGATTGCTCTGCGTAGGCGTGACTGTATGCATTGTTCAATGTGCCATTCTCCGATTCGATGCAATGGATGTATGTATCCATGCCGGTGTAAAACCACCAATTGCGTGGTACGCTCGCAATCAAATCAGGGTCCAGAATAACTTGGTTGAACACCGTCCACTCACATTTCAATCCTAATTTTTTTTCAGAGCCAGTCAATACGGCCGTCATTGATACTTCGGCACCCGTGCCTGAAATGGTAGGCACACCGATGTGATAGATGCCTGGCTTCTTAATTAAATTCAATCCTTGGTATAATTGAGACGAGCCTTCGTTGGTAAACATCAACGAAACCGCTTTCGCAATGTCCATGATAGAGCCGCCACCAATGCCAATGGCAGCCGCAGGAATGCCCCGGGTGCTTTTTACCGAATCGCGAATCAAATCAATTTGTTTGGTAGTGGGTTCGTATTGATCCACATCAATGTACATCACCATGTCACCCGCTTCGGCTGGTATGCGCTTGGCCAACTCCTTTCCTTTAAAATAATTGTCAACTAAGTACAGCAT
This genomic window contains:
- a CDS encoding calcium/sodium antiporter, translating into MIVQFVWLIAGFAILIFGADFLVSGSSSIAKKMGISNLAIGLTVVAFGTSMPELLVSVQSSLKGYNDAAFGNIIGSNNFNLLFILGLAGLIYPLVVQRNTIKYEVPLSLLAAGVLFLLVNDKMILGSEGNFLSRIDSLILLLFFGGFLLYIYRSMKTTSDYEEDNSIKIYKTPIALLMTFGGLIGLVYGADKVVENAVAIATTFGLSEKLIGLTILAAGTSLPELATSCVAAYKKNTDIAIGNVIGSNIFNIFFILGVTGMINPLEYKEVMNFDLNVLMSSTVLLMIFMFTLNTRKLDRWEAALMLIGYIVYTVVLIGMDNGSISM
- the corA gene encoding magnesium/cobalt transporter CorA; protein product: MARKKKLVSAVAMPRPSESKVILELIQYNEKEFAKFEDLPVTELIGQVKTNHINWINVDCLHERSIVEKIGEHFCLHSLLIEDIVSDHQPKAEEYDDYLFFTLKMLYRIEEDQIDYEQVSFVLGKDYLLSFQEKEGDLFGPFRDRIRLDQGRVRKKKADYLLYRLIDIIVDNYYSVLDAIGQKIEVIEEEIYKNSSEQQFKKIQKLKKELIFLRKALYPLRDAMSKVIKDESGFIEANNVRYYADVYDHVVHLIDSLDTYKDLTSGLMDIYINTLNARMNEVMKVLTVISTIFMPLTFIVGIYGMNFHTSTSPWNMPELDWTYGYPIVWVVMLLIVVAMIRYFKYKKWF
- a CDS encoding mechanosensitive ion channel family protein, with protein sequence MFGINKQWEQFVFVLSVLLITFILSRILRFIVGKFIRGAAKKLKVDPTRYNFFKNAIDLILLFIAIAVVFRSIPSLRTVGTTLLTGAGVLAAIVGFASQAAFSNIVSGFFLVIFKPFSVGDRVKIGQLYTGDVEDINLRHTTIKDFENRRVIIPNSVISNETIINSTITDERMVVFIELAVAYSTDLNKAISIIKEEARKHRYFIDNRSEVDRARGEDDVMVRVMTFLDGGIQLRAYVWTNNSSDAFDLKCDLNKSIKERFDQAGIMLSNLHHLVVMKTV
- a CDS encoding polyprenyl synthetase family protein — its product is MSLSLESIKAPVAAEMEAFEPKFRDSMKTKVLLLDKIMNYIVKRKGKQMRPLFVFLSAGACGTISDSTYRGASLIELLHTASLVHDDVVDDSNYRRGFFSVNALWKNKIAVLVGDFLLARGLLLSVENKEYHLLEIVSNAVKQMSEGELQQMEKARHLDIQEEVYYDIIRQKTASLIASCCAVGAASAGATQEVVAKMHQFGEYVGMAFQIKDDLFDYGDDEIGKPLGIDIKEKKMTLPLIYALSQASWLQKRKIISIVKNDSEKPKKVKEVIEFVKQSGGIAYAQQSMNRYYQQALDTLHSLNDSEYKKSLKQLVQFTIERRN
- a CDS encoding methyltransferase; its protein translation is MFHFKQFSIEDSKSAMKVGTDAVLLGAWVKLKGAKRILDVGTGCGIIALMLAQRTDENVNDVQIEGIEIEELSVRQAEENLLETRWCNRVLFHHLSFQKFTSPYKYDLIISNPPYFINSQLPPASHRATARHTNSLTYEELIQHSIRLLTTKGKLAVILPYEEGKKFISLASLKGLFCNRELAFFSRQGKRQERWLMEFSFDASPTQKEQLILHSKGESWSDDYKNLTKDFYLKI
- a CDS encoding iron-containing alcohol dehydrogenase, with the protein product MHKNFKGIEKTVFGRGSFNQLGEIVEAQRNQNDQFMLYLVDNYFKGKELAKRIPAEAGDMVMYIDVDQYEPTTKQIDLIRDSVKSTRGIPAAAIGIGGGSIMDIAKAVSLMFTNEGSSQLYQGLNLIKKPGIYHIGVPTISGTGAEVSMTAVLTGSEKKLGLKCEWTVFNQVILDPDLIASVPRNWWFYTGMDTYIHCIESENGTLNNAYSHAYAEQSLKLCREIYLSDKSGQTAENDDKLMVASLMGGLSLTYSEVGVCHALSYGLSKILGTRHCYANCLAFNHLEDYYPEGVKEFKTMIAKHKIDLPQGLSKDWTDEQITAMAKVSYALSHMWNHAIGSDWKDKVSVESIEGLFRRL